The Streptomyces bacillaris sequence TTGGCGCCCTTGTCGCCGCCGACGGTCGCCATGGACTTGGTGCCGGTGCCGGTGGGGCTGGTCGCGGTGTAGCGCATCATCTGCCGCAGTTGCTCGGCCACGTTGGCCGGCAGCGGACTGGCCGTGGCGAACGGCCGGTCGTCCACGTCACGGGCGATCAGGTACGGCTGCTTGAAGCCGCCGTTCTTCACCGTGGCGGTGACCGACGCCATGTTCAGGGGGCTCATCAGCACCTTGCCCTGCCCGATGTACGAGGCCGCCGTCTCGGCCCCCGAGGACTCCGGGACGCTGCCGTCGAAGGAGGGCACGCCGGTCTGCCAGTTGTCCCGGCCGAGGCCGAAGTGGTCGCGGGCCTCCTGGCCCAGGGCCGTGCCCGCGCGGGCGCCGAGCGGTTTGACCGGCTTGATGAAGGTGCTGTTGCAGGACCGGGCGAACGCCTCGCGCAGGGTGCCGCCGTTGACGGAGAAGCGGTTGAGGTTCTGGAAGGTCACTCCTTTCCACGACACCGTGGCCGGGCACTCGACCGGTGCGTTGATGCTGCCCAGACCGTTCTGGATCATCATCGACGCCGTCACGATCTTCATCGTGGAGCCCGGGGCCAACTGGCCGCTCATGGCCGCGTTGTAGCCGTCGGCGCGGTTGTTGGCGATGGCCAGGATCGCGCCCGTGGACGGCTGGACGGCGGCCACCGAGGACTCCCCGTACCGCTTCACCGCCTGCTCGGCCGCCGCCTGGACGGCCGCGTCGATCGAGGTCCGCACCTTGCCGGGCTTGCCCTCCGCGAGGGTCAGCAGATTGATGTCCGGCTGCCCGTCCTCGGCCGGGTCGATCCAGGTCTCGATACCGGGCGAACCGCCGGCCGAGGCACCGTACTTCTGGCGCAGGGTGTCCAGGACCGTCCCGAGCGAGGGGTACTTCTCCTTGGTGAGCACCGTCCCGTTGCGGTCGACGGCCTCGATCGCCGCCGTCGACGACTCACCCGTCTTGAGCGTCGCCCCCGCGGTCAACTGCGGGTGCACGACGGTGGGTTCCCAGTCGACGAGCGCCTTCCCGGTCGTCAGGCCGCGGACGACGGTCAGCTCGGAGGCGTACGAGAGGGGCTTGGACTTCCCGCTGTACGTGACGGTGGCCGCGACGGTGTACGGCACCTTCGTGCCGACGGCCGTCCCCGGGGTGATCTTCACGTCGCCGATGTGGGCGTCCTCGCCGTACGAGCTGAGTACGGGCTCCGCTTCGGCCTCGTTGTTGGTGAGCAGCGCCGCACCCGCCGCGTCCCCCGCCGCCCAGGCGTCGAAGAACCCCTTCGACGTCTCGGCTATCTCCTCCGCGCTCGGCGGCCCCGTCTTCACCTCGGGCGTGGCGTTTTGGGAGGCGACATTGTCGCTGCCGCCTCCGTCGCCCCCGAGCGTCTCGTACGCCGCGTAGCCGACCCCACCGGCCACCAGCACGAACACTCCGCCGACCACGGCGACCTTCGCTCCACTGCGCATCTGTGCAGTCCCCCCTCCCCGGAAGTGCCCCCTGAACATGTTCAAGGGGCAACAGTGAGGAACCCTAAGGGGTCGTCGCGTCCGGTGAGGGCGTTGTTACCGGACCGGAATGCTTGGCTGGAAAGCGCTCTCGGGATGGGTTCTCCGGGCCTGTTCCCGGAACCCGGGCCTCCACCGCCCTCCCCGCCCTCCTCCATTGCCGGGGGCAGGCAGTGGGGCCGCCTCCGGTGTGCCGACATCAGC is a genomic window containing:
- a CDS encoding penicillin-binding transpeptidase domain-containing protein: MRSGAKVAVVGGVFVLVAGGVGYAAYETLGGDGGGSDNVASQNATPEVKTGPPSAEEIAETSKGFFDAWAAGDAAGAALLTNNEAEAEPVLSSYGEDAHIGDVKITPGTAVGTKVPYTVAATVTYSGKSKPLSYASELTVVRGLTTGKALVDWEPTVVHPQLTAGATLKTGESSTAAIEAVDRNGTVLTKEKYPSLGTVLDTLRQKYGASAGGSPGIETWIDPAEDGQPDINLLTLAEGKPGKVRTSIDAAVQAAAEQAVKRYGESSVAAVQPSTGAILAIANNRADGYNAAMSGQLAPGSTMKIVTASMMIQNGLGSINAPVECPATVSWKGVTFQNLNRFSVNGGTLREAFARSCNSTFIKPVKPLGARAGTALGQEARDHFGLGRDNWQTGVPSFDGSVPESSGAETAASYIGQGKVLMSPLNMASVTATVKNGGFKQPYLIARDVDDRPFATASPLPANVAEQLRQMMRYTATSPTGTGTKSMATVGGDKGAKTGSAEVDGQTSNSWFTGFSNDLAAAAVVQEGGHGGDAAGPVVAEVLRAGR